A part of Asterias rubens chromosome 14, eAstRub1.3, whole genome shotgun sequence genomic DNA contains:
- the LOC117299100 gene encoding V-type proton ATPase subunit C 1-A-like has protein sequence MSNLTEFWLISAPGDKTCQQTWDKLNMTTSKPAPMSMNHKFTIPDLKVGTLDVLVGLSDELGKLDAYVESVAHKLAHYLGDVLEDQKDLLAENLTASGVELTTYITRFQWDLAKYPIKQPLKNIAEIISKQVSQMDSDLKTKASAYNNLKGNLQSLERKATGSLLTRNLGDLVKKDDFVTESEYLTTLLVVVPKQSVHDWESKYEKLADMVVPKSTRKIYEDGEHGLFTVTLFQKVVDEYKLHARENRFTVRDFTYNEQALAAGKDQLNKLAADKKRQYGPLVRWLKINFSEAFMAWIHVKALRVFVESVLRYGLPVNFQPMLLQPYKKSQRKLRESLAVLYDHLDSNAGTATDSGYDIPGLMIGQQEYYAYVYYPININFWERL, from the exons atGAGTAACTTGACAGAGTTTTGGTTGATCTCTGCTCCTGGGGATAAAACCTGTCAGCAAACATGGGACAAACTCAACATGACGACATCCAAGCCCGCTCCGATGTCAATGAATCATAAGTTCACCATTCCAGACCTCAAGGTCGGAACATTGGACGTTTTGGTTGGCTTGTCCGATGAGTTGGGGAAATTAGACGCGTATGTTGAGAG CGTTGCTCATAAATTGGCGCATTACCTTGGAGACGTTCTTGAGGATCAGAAAGATCTTCTTGCAGAGAATCTTACAGCAAGTGGAG TGGAACTGACGACCTACATCACAAGATTCCAGTGGGACCTAGCGAAGTACCCGATCAAACAACCCCTTAAGAACATCGCTGAAATCATCTCCAAACAAGTCTCTCAGATGGACTCCGACTTAAAGACAAAAGCATCTGCGTATAATAACCTGAAAGGCAACCTGCAGAGCTTGGAGAGAAAGGCAAC GGGAAGTTTACTGACTCGTAACCTTGGCGACCTTGTTAAGAAAGATGATTTCGTCACAGAGTCAGAGTACCTCACCACGCTGCTTGTAGTGGTTCCAAA gCAATCGGTTCACGACTGGGAATCCAAGTATGAGAAGTTGGCTGATATGGTTGTTCCAAAATCAACAAG AAAAATCTATGAAGATGGAGAGCATGGACTCTTCACTGTCACACTCTTCCAGAAAGTGGTGGATGAATACAAATTACATGCCAGAGAAAATAG GTTTACAGTAAGAGATTTCACCTACAATGAGCAAGCACTGGCTGCTGGAAAAGACCAACTCAACAAACTAGCAGCAGATAAGAAAAGGCAATAT GGTCCACTGGTTAGGTGGTTGAAGATCAACTTTAGTGAAGCTTTTATGGCGTGGATCCACGTTAAAGCTCTCAGGGTGTTTGTGGAATCAGTGCTAAG ATATGGTTTGCCAGTCAACTTCCAACCCATGCTTCTTCAACCCTACAAGAAATCCCAGAGGAAACTTCGAGAGTCATTAGCAGTACTTTATGACCACTTAGACAGCAATGCTGGCACGGCTACGGAT TCTGGTTATGACATTCCGGGCCTTATGATTGGACAGCAGGAGTACTACGCTTACGTCTACTATCCAATCAACATCAACTTCTGGGAACGGTTATAA